One Tenebrio molitor chromosome 2, icTenMoli1.1, whole genome shotgun sequence genomic region harbors:
- the LOC138122692 gene encoding uncharacterized protein, with the protein MLTKNCVWSYVNTKDNPADIISRGCSPRELIDSPLWWHGPSWLSDEAQHWPKYCQTNPNFANDQELPEQRRVVAVAITSEKMLPPDFFTRFSSLRKLQRVLSYCLRFAENCRKPITKHTGPLKVSELQRSMLIILKNVQHQAFSTEIKELEGGRQVSKKSRLISLNPFLDDSGLIRVGGRLRNSGAHSDVKHPIVLPKCEITELIVQSEHISLLHAGPQATLASLRQRYWPMSGRSVVRRIIHNCLKCFRANPTTSYQLMGDLPKDRVQPARPFLNSGVDFGGPVYLKEGRGRGKRTVKGYIALFVCFATKALHLELVGDLSSQSFLGALKRFISRRGHVANLYSDNGTNFVGARNELSELGEMLKSQKFERDVIDRLADRTVRWHFIPPHSPHHGGIWEAGIRSVKSHLKRVIGLTSLTYEEMHTVLTQIEACLNSRPLTPISNDPNDLIALSPSHFLIGDLLTAPVEHDVTPLPINRLSRWQYVEQLRQHFWKRWSVDYLTQLQPRRKWNQRLPNIEVGELAVIKEDNSPPLQWRLARVVRLHPGKDGCVRVVTLETSKGEVTRSINKVCVLPMASMYI; encoded by the coding sequence atgttaacaaaaaattgcGTCTGGAGTTACGTCAACACCAAAGACAATCCCGCTGACATAATTTCGCGAGGCTGTTCACCCCGCGAATTGATTGATTCTCCATTATGGTGGCACGGGCCATCCTGGTTGTCAGACGAGGCACAGCATTGGCCGAAGTACTGTCAGACGAATCCAAACTTCGCCAACGATCAGGAGTTGCCGGAACAACGACGCGTGGTTGCTGTCGCGATAACTTCCGAGAAAATGTTACCaccagatttttttactcgatTTTCATCGTTGCGCAAACTACAACGCGTGTTGTCGTACTGTTTACGATTCGCGGAAAACTGTCGAAAGCCCATCACAAAGCACACCGGTCCCTTGAAAGTATCTGAATTACAAAGATCAATGCTTATCATCCTAAAAAACGTACAGCATCAAGCGTTTAGTACCGAAATCAAAGAACTCGAGGGCGGTCGTCAAGTCAGCAAGAAAAGTCGTCTGATATCACTCAACCCTTTCCTCGACGATAGCGGACTCATACGTGTCGGAGGTCGTTTAAGAAATTCCGGCGCTCATTCGGACGTTAAGCACCCAATAGTGTTGCCTAAGTGCGAAATCACCGAATTAATCGTTCAATCGGAGCACATCTCATTATTGCATGCCGGCCCTCAGGCTACATTGGCCTCTCTGCGACAAAGGTACTGGCCCATGTCGGGGCGCTCCGTGGTGCGGCGAATCATTCACAATTGCCTCAAATGCTTCCGAGCAAACCCGACGACATCGTATCAATTAATGGGTGATTTGCCCAAAGATCGCGTTCAACCGGCCCGACCTTTTCTCAACAGCGGCGTTGACTTTGGCGGTCCAGTGTACCTGAAAGAGGGTCGAGGTAGAGGCAAAAGGACGGTAAAGGGTTATATCGCCCTGTTTGTCTGCTTTGCGACCAAAGCGTTACATTTAGAGCTCGTCGGAGATTTGAGTTCTCAATCGTTTTTGGGCGCTCTCAAACGCTTCATATCCCGTCGCGGGCACGTTGCAAATTTATATTCGGACAACGGAACAAATTTTGTGGGTGCTCGTAATGAATTATCCGAACTTGGCGAAATGTTAAAGTCGCAAAAATTCGAACGCGATGTAATTGACCGGCTAGCCGATCGTACGGTCCGGTGGCATTTCATTCCTCCCCATAGTCCCCATCACGGTGGGATATGGGAGGCAGGTATCCGGTCCGTAAAGTCACACCTTAAAAGAGTGATTGGTCTGACATCACTAACATATGAGGAGATGCACACGGTATTAACACAGATCGAAGCCTGCCTGAATTCACGTCCTTTGACACCCATCTCCAACGACCCCAATGACCTAATCGCCCTTTCCCCAAGCCACTTCTTAATAGGTGATCTGCTCACTGCCCCCGTGGAGCATGACGTAACGCCTTTGCCCATCAACCGGCTGTCTCGATGGCAATATGTGGAACAACTTCGGCAGCATTTTTGGAAAAGGTGGTCCGTGGACTACCTGACGCAACTACAACCCCGCCGTAAGTGGAACCAGCGTCTTCCAAACATCGAAGTGGGCGAGTTAGCGGTCATCAAGGAAGACAATTCACCACCCCTTCAATGGCGCTTGGCACGTGTCGTTCGCCTACACCCAGGAAAGGATGGTTGTGTGCGTGTGGTGACTTTAGAAACTTCAAAAGGTGAAGTGACCCGCTCAATAAACAAAGTGTGTGTTTTACCCATGGCCTCTATGTACATTTAA